A region of Rhodamnia argentea isolate NSW1041297 chromosome 9, ASM2092103v1, whole genome shotgun sequence DNA encodes the following proteins:
- the LOC115748645 gene encoding CAAX prenyl protease 1 homolog, with the protein MAFPYMEAVVGFMILMYFFETYLDLRQHTAYKLPTLPKTLEGVISQEKFEKSRAYSLDKSRFHFVHEFVSILMDSAILLFGILPWFWKKSGEFLVLAGLNVENEILHTLAFLAGVMIWSQITDLPFSLYSTFVIEARHGFNKQTLWLFFWDIIKGIFLSVVIGPPIVAAIIVIVQKGGPYLAIYLWGFMFVLSLVMMTLYPVLIAPLFNKFTPLPDGDLRQKIEKLASSLKFPLKKLFVVDGSTRSSHSNAYMYGFFKNKRIVLYDTLIQQCKTEEVVAVIAHELGHWKLNHTMYSFIAVQILTFLQFGGYTLVRNSSDLFRSFGFDTQPVLIGLIIFQHTVIPLQHLVSFALNLVSRSFEFQADAFAKNLGYASELRGGLVKLQEENLSAMNTDPWYSAYHYSHPPLVERLAAIDKSDKKAD; encoded by the exons ATGGCGTTCCCTTACATGGAAGCCGTCGTTG GTTTCATGATATTAATGTACTTCTTCGAAACTTATCTGGACTTGAGGCAACACACTGCTTACAAACTTCCAACCCTTCCAAAAACTTTGGAAGGAGTGATTAGCCAAGAGAAGTTTGAGAAGTCCCGGGCCTACAGTCTCGATAAAAG CCGCTTCCACTTCGTGCATGAATTTGTCTCTATACTGATGGACTCTGCAATATTGTTGTTTGGGATATTGCCTTGGTTTTGGAAG AAATCTGGAGAATTTCTAGTTTTAGCTGGCCTTAATGTAGAGAATGAGATACTACACACCCTTGCCTTTTTGGCTGGTGTTATGATTTGGTCTCAG ATAACTGATTTGCCATTTTCTTTGTACTCAACCTTTGTGATTGAGGCTCGCCATGGGTTCAACAAA CAAACACTCTGGTTGTTCTTTTGGGATATCATCAAAGGGATTTTCCTCTCTGTTGTAATTGGTCCTCCCATAGTAGCTGCAATTATCGTAATTGTACAG AAAGGAGGCCCTTATCTGGCTATATATCTTTGGGGATTCATGTTTGTTCTTTCGTTAGTGATGATGACACTTTACCCTGTTCTAATAGCTCCACTTTTTAACAAGTTCACACCA CTTCCAGATGGTGACCTCAGACAGAAAATTGAGAAACTTGCTTCTTCTCTTAAGTTTCCTCTCAAGAAGTTGTTCGTGGTCGATGGATCAACCAGGTCAAGCCATAGCAAT GCCTACATGTATGGATTCTTCAAAAACAAACGGATTGTGTTATATGACACCCTTATTCAGCAG TGCAAGACTGAGGAGGTTGTTGCTGTGATTGCTCATGAGTTGGGACATTGGAAGCTTAATCACACAATGTACTCTTTTATTGCCGTACAG ATTCTCACGTTTTTGCAATTTGGAGGATATACTCTTGTGAGGAACTCGAGTGATCTGTTTAGAAGTTTTGGTTTTGATACACAGCCAGTGCTCATTGGACTCATCATTTTCCAG CACACCGTTATACCTCTTCAGCACCTCGTAAGCTttgctctcaatttggtgagcCGGTCTTTTGAATTTCAG GCTGATGCTTTTGCTAAGAACTTGGGTTATGCTTCTGAACTTCGTGGTGGACTCGTGAAGCTACAG GAGGAGAATTTGTCGGCAATGAACACGGATCCTTGGTATTCGGCCTATCACTATTCTCATCCTCCGCTGGTTGAAAGATTGGCTGCCATTGATAAATCGGACAAGAAAGCAGATTGA